TATTTTCAAGGCTCCAATCAAAATGAATGGCGTTCTCAAAACAACCATGTCAAGTGGgattctaacaatcaagggaattggcataacaacaacaacaacaaccaagggAATTGTGGAGGTAACAACCACGAAAATTGGGGAAACAATAATAATCATGCAAATCGGAGATCGGGTTTTCAAATACCCCCACTGTACCAACAAACAAGTAACCCACCTCCCTACCCTTCCCATGGTTCAATCTCTTCAAGCAATAAAATGGATCGTATTGAGAACatattcaagcaaatgatggaaaagaatgcggATTCAGATGCCCAACTTGACTCACATACCACATCGATCTGTAATCTTGAAATTCAAATTGGGCAAATCTCTTAAGCTCTTAATACTCGTCCTAAGGGTGCATTACCAATTGATACGGTAGTAAAATCAAAGGGCGGTAATAATACGGGGCATGCTATggcggttatcacaagaagtggaagaggcgggAATCCACCCACCTCAAATGAAAAGAAACTTGTAGATGATGACCAAATGttccaagaggaggaagtaccACAAAATGATTTTCAAGTACATGATGACGTTCAgatgatattgatgatagtgtggaataGACCCAaaaggaggtgaacccgtcttgGGAACACATCATTGACATGCTGGATCTGGTgatgcaaaaggctaaggcaccctTGACAAAGCTTCTAGCCCCTTACCTTCAAAGGCTTTCtaagaaaaatggtgagaatcaattcaaggagttcattcaaatgattaaaagtctctctattaatgtgccattggtgaaaactttggaacaaatgcccggttataccaagtttatgaaagatcttgtgaccAAAAAAGGTCTATGAGCTTTAAAACAAACAAAGTCACTCAttaagtgagtgcaattgttcattccatggctactaagttggaggatcccggtgctttcaaaATTTCTTGTACTATTGGAAGTGCCAATTTTGCTAAagatctttgtgatcttggggcgagtatcaatttaATTCCCTATTCAGTTTTTAAAACTTTGGGGATTGGAAAACCaggacccacatctatgaggttgcaatTGGCCAATCGCACATTGAAGAGACCGTTGCgagtgattgaggatgtattggtccgagttgataaatttattcttccgaCGGACTTTCTGATTCCaaattgtgaggttgattatgaaatGCCTATCATTCTTGGGaggcctttccttgctacgggtaagTTCCTTTGTGATGTTGAATCTAGAGAACTCATTTTCTGGGTTGGTGATAAACAAGTGGTATTTCATATGTGCAAGTCTATGcatcaaccaaatagcaatgaggtgtgctcttttgtggattTTGTGACCGATGTAATTATTAATGATATTAGTgatacaatcaatgttggtgacaTGTTGGAAGCCgttttgctcaactttgatgatgataaGATGGATTGTTTCATAGAATGTGTGAATACAatgcaaggaatggggtcttaCAACTATACACCCCGAAAGTTGTcattggatcttgagaataggaagactcctcctacaaagcatTCAATTGAAGAGCCACCGGCCttagagttgaagccattgccacctcaccttcggtatgaatttattgtcccttgttctactttacatgttattctttcctcttgtttgactaacgtacaGGTAGATTCGACATTGGCGGTCTTGCAaaggaggaagaaagctattggatggactttggcagatattcgaggtataagccccgcattttgcatgcataagatcaagttggaggatggtgctaaaccgtccattgaacatcaaagaagactcagcGATGCTATGCAAggggtggtcaaaaaggagattataaaatggttggatgctggggttgtctaccccatttccgatagctcatggacttctccgatttaatgtgtcccaaagaagggggcatgacgattgttaccaatgataagaatgagttatACCTACAAGAACGGTCACCGATTGGAGAGTTTGTATGGATTATcataagctcaacaaagtcacaaggatgGACCACTTTTCTCTACCTTTCatggatcaaatgcttgataggttggccggccatgccttctattgctttcttgatggttaCTCGggatacaaccaaattcttattgcacCGGAAGACCAAGAAAAAACCACCTTTACATGTCCATATGGTACTTTTTCTTTCAAAAGGATGCCTTTTGGATTATGCAATGCACCAACGACTTTCCAAagatgtatgatggctatcttcacagaCATGGTGGAAGACTATCTTGAGGTATTCATGGATGGCTTTTCGGTGGTTGGGGATTCATTTGATGTTGTCTTGATAATTTGGACAAGGTGTTGGCTATATATGAGGAAACAAATTTGGTACTCAATAGGGAGAAATATCATTTCATGGTtaaggaaggcattgtccttggccataagatTTTAAATAATGGTATTGAAGTGGATAAGGCAAAAATTGAAgttatttctaagcttccacccctacctcggtgaagggtgtgaggagtttcttgggtcatgcgggatTCTATCAGAGATTTATTAACCCTTTGTGCAAACTCCTCGAGAAGGATGCCAAATTCCTTTTCAGTTAAGATTCTATGAGAGATTTTGAGCAATTGAAGcccaagttgacaactactcctatccTTACATCTCCAAATTGGAGTTttccatttgagctcatgtgtgatgcaagtgatatggCAGTTGGAGCTGTTTTGGGGAAATGTATCAATAAAggttttcatccggtctactatgctagtaagaccatgaatagttccCATGTCAATTATACCATTAAGGAGAAGgatctccttgccattgtgtttgctattgagaagttccgcccatacttgataGGAGCCAAATTTATTGTGCACACGGATCATGTGGTGCTTTGATATCTTATGAGAAAAAAGGAATCTAAATGTCGTTTGATGAGATGAATGATTTTGTTGCACTAGTTTaatattgacatccaagacaaGAAAGGAAGtgaaatcaagtggcagaccacttgtcttgtttggaggaggaggggaggtcacatgatggccttgagatcaatgactCTTTTTCTGATGAGAAACTCCTGCCACTTCTAATGAAGGAGGTACCACGGTTCGCAGACTTGGCAAATTTCCTTGTGAGTGGTATTATTTCGGAAGAGTtcacttcaaaccaaaggaagaagatcAAGAGGGATTGtaaagactattattgggatgaaccatacctttttcgaATTTGCACGGATGGGGTGAATAAAAGATGTGTGCCAGAGGAGGAACATagtgatattcttggggcttgtcattcttctccctatggtggtcatcatggtggagcaagaacaacGGCTAAAGtcctaagttgtggtttctactGGCCTAATCTCTACATAGATGCAACTGAGTTGGTGGGAAGATGTGATGAATCTCAACGAGCTGGCGGAACTTCAAAGAAACATGAGATGCCCTTtacaaccatcttggagattgatatttttgatgtttggagcattgacttcatgggcccttttgtgagttttTATGGCAACACCTACATGTTGGTCATggtggattatgtgtctaaatgggttgaagctgtcTCTTTACCCAATAATGAGGCTAGAAGTGTGGTgactttcttgaagaagaacactTTCACAAGGTTTGgacaactccctatcatccacaagcaagtggtcaagtggaagtttCCAACCGAGAGATAAAGAGTGTTTGTCCAAGACGGTGAATGCAAATCGGTCGGATTGGTCTAAGAAACTTGATGATTCTCTATGGGCATATAGAACGTCTTAAAAAATACCTttcggaatgtctccataccagtTGATGTCCATAAAAGGTTGTCATCTCCCGGTGGAATTAGAGCACAAGACAATATGGGCCTTGAAGAAACTAAATCTTGATTTGGATGTAGCTGCTAACTTGCGgtttgcacatttgaatgaattggataaaTTCCGGTACCATACATATAagagttcatccttgtacaaagaaaagatgaagtaCCTTTATGACAAGTATATTTGGAACACGGAGTTCAAGGCCGGTGATCTagtattgttgttcaactcaaaGTTGAGAATGTTCCCCAGGAAGCTTAAGTCAAAGTGGAGTGGTtcatttgaaattgttggtgtgatACCCTTTGGagctttggacttgaagaacaagaacAATGAAATATTTTGAGTCATTGGCCACcgagtgaagcactacttgggaaacTTTTGTGAAAGCCATGTGGTGGCAGTACTTTACTTCAATTGAGGATGCTATGTTattgcgtcgtgccacgacgttaaataaggcgcttcttgggaggcaacccaattttttttcctttttctcttttagTTTAGATGTTGTTTATTATTTTTAACGAGATTTGATGTATGCTACATTGATCAATTTTAGGTATTGAGAGATGGCTGAAGATTTGCTTTGCATGGGAAACTGCGGACCACACTTTATTTGTGCGGTCGCAAAGGAGGAAATGTAGACAGTAGAAAATTGATTGCGGTCGTAGATTTTAACTGTGAACCAAATTTGCAAGAGGCAGCTCAGGTGGTAAATTAAAGGTCCTCTGAACTTTTCTCACAACAGTGCGGAGCTAAATTTGCGGCCTATTAGATAATTTTGAGGTCGCATGAGAGCATTCTTAGAGAAGTCACTAAAACTAGGTTGACAGAAGTGCAGTTATACTTGAAAAAGTGCAGGCCGCACAAATACAAGCTCTTCACCGCCCATGttacaaagtgcggaccgcatttggaattttgcggccgcactcacccTCTCTTTACCCTGACCCACACGTGAGTATATATAGAATAGtaggtttttattttataatttttgccaTTTTCACCCTCTGACTGAGATTCTAATGAAGAACAAGTTACTTGCACATTTGAACACACACAACCACCCACATTCCAATCATTCTTATCACACTAGCACAATCTGGTATGCATCACTTCACTcttgttatttttgtttttgaatctatttttttgtttttaactTCATTTTAGGCCATCTATGATTACATCCCTTATTTGTGTCCATGTGGGGTAGTTTAAGAATGGGTATTTGTGAAAACATGCTTAGATAGGGTTGGGTATTTTTCTATCATGCCTTTACCATATTACCTGGATGGATTGAGCATATAATTGCATAACCTAGGTAGAAAATGACCTTCGTCCTTAACTATTCTGATATGTGAGGACCGCATTTAAAATTTTGCGATCCGCAATTGCTGAATTAGGTATCTTGGTTAATACACATAGTTATGTGGCTGCAATTTAATCGTGCAAACAGCACTTGAATTATTATGGACGCAAAGAGAGGTCCACATTATCCATCAGAGAACTTCTTCTCTAGGACCTGAGTACTTTTACTCAAGTGCGGACCGCGATTTAATTTTGTGGATCGTACTTGGATTTCTACAGCTGCAGATGCAGGTCCGCACTGTCCTTCAGACACTTCTCTCTGAAGGTCTGAGGCATCAGTCAGGAGTGAGGCTGCACTTGGATTTTTATGCACCGCACTTGGAATTGTGTGGACTGCACTGTAATTCTATCTTCTGCATGATAAACACTGAACACCCCACCGTTTCTATGCTTTCCTCTACTACTAATATGACTTCTAACTGCTTTGTAACTTCTATACCCACTGACAACTCTCTTTGTGCATAAACAGATAATGGTGCGATTAAGGGGAAAGGTGAAACATCTAAAGGAAGGGGTAGCCAAGGAAAGGGCAGAGGCAGAGGTGTCATGCACACGAGTGTACAAAAGGAAATTGCCAAGAAGACAATTGATGGTCGGGGGAGAGGTAGAAGCCTCTCTAAGTTAGATTCCTATTTCCCGTCTAGGGAAGGCTCCGAACGCTATTTAGTGTCTCTATCTGAAGAGCATAATGAGGAGCAGTCTCAGCTGTAGGGGCAGTCTGAGCCCCAAGTTGTGCATTCCACATCTCAGAGCACCTCTCAAGCCATAACTAGCACTAGTCATGCGTCAAATATGGTTGTATAAGACTCTGATTCTGATGATGCCCCCGATGACAGAAAATGGGGAAAGGTTGCAAGGGATGGCACAATGAGGACAAAGAAGAAGGTGGTATGGGAAGACATATTCTTAAGCTTCAATGCTTATATGGATTTTCGAAGGTGGTGGAAAGAAAGGTCCCTCCCTCATGAAAGACAATTCCTCTACAAGGACTTAGACAAGTATAATCCAACAGTTCTGGAACAGTTTACAAAGAGGAAAGGCTGGATGCAGTTAAATTGAGGAGCTGGTGGATTTCAACGAACACCTTGTCTGGGAGTTCTACGCCAACACGACACGTATTGTTAAAGGGACCAAGGTTACCAAAGTGCGCAACCTTAAATTGAAATTTGATCAATGCACTTTAAATGCCTACCTCATATTTGAGGATGTAGAACTGAAGGAGTACTTGGCTAAATTGGCTGGGAAGGAGGAGGTTCAACCATGGCTCGTAGAGATTCTTGCACCTCGGCCTACTCCTCATTGGATAGGTGTTAAAGTACCAATCTTCTGCAAGACTTTGAGGTTTGAGGTGAAGGGTTGGCAAACATTTGTTTGTACGAGACTTGATCCGAGCCTGAATGAGAACAACCTACCTCTGGAGAGAGCAATATTTGTGGCTTCTATCATAGCTgtgtacccaatcaatgtgggtggtttgatgttggccAATATCACTCTTGTAGCACAACAGGGTAACACCTCCTACCCCTACCCTAATACCATCACAAAGTACTTGACAGATGCCAAACTGGAGTCTAGACCATTTGATACAAAGATTAATCCAACCGGCCCTTTTGATCTGTACAAGTTGCAAGACCCTAGGAACCAAAAGAAGAGTATACAACCTTCCACTACTACTAGATAGTCTAATGAGCCTGTAGTAGTAGCTCTGTGTCCCTCTGATATCTCTTCCTCTTCAGCTGAGCCTTCTACCATTGCCAGAGACATTGTTCTTGAGCCACCATAAGCCCCTGCTCTATTGCCTACCCAAAGGATGGTTCCTTTGCCTACTGGCCCACAATATGCCTTACGGGTTTCTCAGACACTGGTGAGTCTCAAAAATTGGATATAGCCAGCTACATCAAAGCTGTTCGAGATATCTAGTATAGTTGTAAGGCAACCCTCTAAACATCCAGACCTTTTTGACATTCATATGAAGCTTACTAAGGTCTTGGACAACCAGAAGGTGATTATGGACACACTTGTGCAACATGGTGCAGTGATTGAGAGGTTGACCAAGCAGGTGAAGAAAATGAGAAAGATGCAGGCCAACAAGAAGTCAGTTGAGTCATTCCAAGCTAAAGTGACTAGGATATCTGAGACCGGCGACTTGCCGtttgacatgctgattgacccCACGTAGCCTCACCAAGCTCAGACTTCTCAGGAtgcccctactgctcaggctgcAGAGCCTTTCCTTGCATCCAGAACTGCTGATGCAGTACGTGACATGTTCACATCTCAGGCAGCTCCCACGAACGATGATGATACAATCCAGTTAGCTGAGCTAGCTCGGACTAACCCCACTGGTGATACCATGATGACTGAGGATGCTTAGGATGTTTCTTCGTCCCTCTCTACTCTTTGATCTTGTTTTGCTAAgcttggggacaatgcttacttttattcagggggtggggtgggggatgGAGAATTTGATGGATTTATATATTTGATGACACTGGGTTGGAATAATTGGATgacttattttatttatttttagtagTTTGATACATTTGGTAGTAAtctataattttgtttgttttggtaGTGTAAATATTATGCTTTTCTGTCTTTTAttgataataagcctttgatttttttaatactatggttctttccaaaggtggtttcTTGTGTGAACTGGGTGACTTTTCCCGAGGATGGATAGTGTGACATTCTTAAGGAAATTAGCCCGTTACATGTGTAGGTAGTAATAGTAGTAAGTAGTAATGGATAAAAGCCCTAATCAAGTCAGTCTATGAAAATGAGTTATTTATGCTTCATGTggtaccaacatacttaactGCATGCTTATGGTTTGAGACAAGGTTGTTGTGAGTCATTTTTGAAAGAACTAACTCTAGTAAAGTGACTTTGAGGCTCTTGAGTTGTCTTTGATGATCAATAGATGATTGAGTAGACCACAAAGATTTTAACTCGATTGTGGTTGTTGTAGGCTTTAGACTCTATTCTCTTTTATGATCTATTTTTATGATAGGTGAGGTGAAATTTTGTTGCTAGTCTAAGTGCTTGAGTGAATAGTATAAAGCTTGTCCCGAATGTGCTTCaaggaaaaaaattatattttcttggtttgaaAGATGATTGTAGGATTTTCTTGGACCGTTTGAGCTTTGAATTTCCACCCTATgatcattatccctagtcaaacCCCTTTGAGCCTTTAGCATTTCTCTTTTGATAATCATGCTACAAGCCTTTCACTATTTTGAACATGATCTCCTCTTGGCATctgaaccctcctaagcactCATATGTAGTATGTGGCTCAAAGCCTAAGTTTAGGGGGAAAGTTGAGAAATCTAAAAGAGGTACCAAGGCattaaaaaagagaaaagaaattataacgacccgatcggtcgttttgagtactagatTTCCTTTCTGTGTTTTGAGACATTTCATAGctctatttgatgatttatgacttgcctgTGTGATCCGTGTcgattttcaaaaaatttaaacgtgaattttaaaagaaaatgtgatttttgactttaaaaaaatgactagagttgaccacagtcaatatttttggtaaaccatctcggatcggtattttgacaattccgatatatttgtatgatgatttcagacttataTGTATGTTTGGTTCGGGTCCCGGGTGACCCGAGGCCATTTCGGCACATTATGTGAAAGGTTGGAAAAAATGAGTTTTAAACTTGAAAATCCTTGAGTTTTGATTACCAATTCTTGatgtttgatgttgttttggtGATTTGAGTGAGATAGTGAGTTTATATGATgatattacacttgtgtgcatattcggTTTGGAAGCCGAGGGGATCATACGAGTTTCAGATGTGTTCTGAGTGTTTTTGGACTGCTGATGCTTTGTTTTTGGTGTTTCAATTCTGCAGGTCTTTCAATTGCGATGACTTGTTTGCAATTGTGAGTCCCACTTTTGCAAAGTTGGACTCGCAAAAGCGATATATGGGGAGGGGCTAttgtcttcgcaaatgcgaatatagCTTCGCAAAAGCGATCCTGTGGACTTCACTTTTGCGGTTgttatgtcgcaaatgcgactagaGTTTAGCTGGGCAACCTTTGAAAATGCGAAGGTGAGACCCAAATGCGAATGGGGGCAGGTTCACAAAAGTAGGAtttttgtcgcttttgcgaccaccgttgtcacgccccgaacctggggagcAAGACCTGCATCCagtgcctcatctatccttgcgtaccaattTTTGACTAAgggaatctgaacatataatgtcatacttttaCCATGggtcacattgcaagacaatttacgaagtaaaatataaaactgaatggataccaaagctgactaaacatcaatataaagctgggccgacaaggccgtcattactactacagctgacaaaaccaacaaaatatacgtacaaggcctacaagcccaacatactgcactaactgacaggttaGGTCTAGAAGTCTCTACTGATGGATGCACCGTAATCGGAaaagggccccgacctactcatgacctatatacatatatacacaagatgtacacaaaactcctaGACCagataactccgaaggacgtggagcttccCGATACagttgaactcgggcaacacctactgaggaggtctacccgcctgtctgtctgaacctgcatgcatgaaatgcagcatccccagagaaagggacgttagtacaaaataatgtaccgagtatataaggcaacaaaataactgaacaCTGAAAGTGAACTGATAATATAacaactgaaagtaactgggagtcaaagataatccgaagatatgcttacc
The DNA window shown above is from Nicotiana tomentosiformis chromosome 8, ASM39032v3, whole genome shotgun sequence and carries:
- the LOC138897515 gene encoding uncharacterized protein, whose protein sequence is MRDFEQLKPKLTTTPILTSPNWSFPFELMCDASDMAVGAVLGKCINKGFHPVYYASKTMNSSHVNYTIKEKDLLAIVFAIEKFRPYLIGAKFIVHTDHVEVPRFADLANFLVSGIISEEFTSNQRKKIKRDCKDYYWDEPYLFRICTDGVNKRCVPEEEHSDILGACHSSPYGGHHGGARTTAKVLSCGFYWPNLYIDATELVGRCDESQRAGGTSKKHEMPFTTILEIDIFDVWSIDFMGPFVSFYGNTYMLVMVDYVSKWVEAVSLPNNEARSVVTFLKKNTFTRFGQLPIIHKQVVKWKFPTER